In Salinibacterium sp. dk2585, a single window of DNA contains:
- a CDS encoding acyltransferase family protein — MTATPSTTEPALRGTPAAGRFTGLDGLRAVAVLAVIVYHFMPVALPGGFLGVDIFFVISGFLITALLLRERERDGRIHLGRFWLRRARRLLPAIGLLVITCGGIAWLIGGDVLIGLGLQVLGAATFSSNWIAVAAGQSYFDDSTPELFRNLWSLAVEEQFYVVWPALLLVLLLVPARRLRIAILLALAAASALGMALTADPAGDATRAYFGTDTHSFGLALGAALAFIAQSRPAGRAAKVIQAAGVTSLGLIVAAAFVLRDDSALTYRGGLAVVAALTALVILAGIQPASRLGRALDIRPLAWIGERSYGLYLWHWPAHVLTASVVTELAPGPGAPWITAGIALLATVIAAQLSYAHLEQPVRRLGFRGAARAGWRALSGWRGAAVVPAGTATRRRGRAVAFGLAIACSIALTAGTIAGIAADPGTGSVQQQIQAGQDAIRDAATPAPLAPGDGGEGEAEPQSAPAEIPGGDQITAIGDSVMLASAASMQQVLPGIDIDAAVSRQFSSAPALIRAHLDAGTLRPVVLLGLGTNGPVDTETLAEVRELLGTSHQLVLVNVHAPRWWTDGVNSTLTSFAQQYRDVELANWRDSIAPQLRLLARDQIHPGDAGGLVYAAAVQDALQRLAELPPVVGPRDYGLAPQPT, encoded by the coding sequence ATGACAGCGACACCCAGCACGACCGAGCCTGCCCTTCGCGGCACTCCGGCCGCCGGTCGCTTCACGGGCCTCGACGGGCTGCGCGCCGTCGCGGTGCTCGCCGTCATCGTCTACCACTTCATGCCCGTGGCACTCCCGGGTGGCTTTCTCGGCGTCGACATCTTCTTCGTCATCAGCGGCTTCCTGATCACCGCGCTGCTCCTGCGCGAACGAGAGCGGGACGGTCGCATCCACCTCGGGCGTTTCTGGCTTCGCCGCGCGCGACGGCTGCTCCCCGCGATCGGGCTGCTCGTCATCACCTGCGGCGGCATCGCGTGGCTGATCGGCGGAGACGTGCTCATCGGCCTCGGACTGCAGGTGCTCGGCGCGGCCACATTCAGCAGCAACTGGATCGCCGTCGCGGCAGGCCAGAGCTACTTCGACGACTCCACGCCCGAGCTCTTCAGGAACCTCTGGTCCCTCGCCGTCGAGGAGCAGTTCTACGTCGTCTGGCCGGCGTTACTGCTGGTGCTGCTGCTCGTGCCCGCGCGACGTCTTCGGATCGCCATCCTGCTTGCGCTCGCCGCTGCCTCCGCCCTCGGCATGGCGCTCACGGCTGACCCGGCGGGCGACGCGACCCGCGCCTACTTCGGCACCGACACGCACAGCTTCGGGCTCGCGCTGGGAGCCGCGCTCGCCTTCATCGCGCAGTCCAGGCCCGCCGGTCGCGCCGCGAAGGTCATCCAGGCGGCCGGTGTCACCTCACTCGGCCTCATCGTCGCCGCAGCCTTCGTGCTGCGTGACGACTCCGCGCTCACCTACCGCGGCGGTCTCGCCGTCGTCGCGGCACTCACTGCGCTCGTCATCCTTGCGGGAATCCAGCCCGCGTCACGCCTCGGTCGTGCGCTCGACATCCGGCCCCTCGCATGGATCGGTGAACGCTCCTACGGCCTCTACCTCTGGCACTGGCCCGCGCACGTGCTCACAGCCTCCGTCGTCACCGAGCTCGCCCCCGGCCCGGGCGCACCGTGGATCACGGCGGGAATCGCCCTCCTCGCGACGGTCATCGCCGCGCAGCTCTCCTACGCGCACCTTGAGCAACCGGTACGGAGGCTCGGCTTCCGCGGTGCGGCCCGAGCGGGGTGGCGTGCGCTGAGCGGATGGCGCGGCGCCGCCGTCGTCCCTGCAGGCACGGCAACCCGGCGCAGGGGCCGTGCCGTGGCGTTCGGTCTCGCAATCGCTTGCAGCATCGCCCTGACTGCTGGCACGATCGCGGGCATCGCGGCCGACCCCGGAACGGGTAGCGTGCAGCAGCAGATCCAGGCGGGCCAGGATGCGATCCGCGATGCCGCGACGCCGGCACCCCTTGCCCCCGGAGACGGCGGAGAGGGCGAAGCGGAGCCGCAGTCCGCGCCCGCGGAGATCCCGGGTGGCGACCAGATCACGGCGATCGGCGACTCCGTCATGCTCGCCTCAGCCGCTTCGATGCAGCAGGTGCTCCCCGGCATCGACATCGACGCCGCCGTCTCCCGGCAGTTCTCCAGCGCACCAGCACTCATCCGTGCGCATCTCGACGCGGGCACGCTGCGGCCCGTCGTGCTGCTCGGCCTCGGCACCAACGGCCCCGTCGACACTGAGACGCTCGCTGAAGTGCGCGAGCTGCTGGGCACCTCGCACCAGCTCGTGCTCGTCAACGTGCACGCGCCACGCTGGTGGACCGACGGGGTGAACTCGACACTCACCTCCTTCGCGCAGCAGTACCGCGATGTGGAACTCGCGAACTGGCGGGACTCCATCGCGCCCCAGCTGCGGCTCCTCGCGCGCGACCAGATCCACCCCGGTGATGCGGGCGGGCTCGTCTACGCTGCAGCCGTGCAGGATGCGCTGCAGCGCCTCGCCGAACTGCCGCCCGTCGTGGGACCACGCGACTACGGGCTCGCGCCGCAGCCGACCTAG
- the truA gene encoding tRNA pseudouridine(38-40) synthase TruA produces MDSQTTEAGEPTTRIRLDIAYDGSGFSGWARQRGQRTVQGEIEAALEVLLKRHPPVPRLVVAGRTDAGVHATGQVAHVDLTAEQLAALSLRRRPGSKGAAANRATEADGPESLARRINGIAGLDSDFVVLRSTVAPADFDARFSPVWRRYVYRVGDSSVPRNPLLRHNTVWYPAPLDEARMNEAAAELLGLHDFAAYCRPPQEGATTVRTLQEFSWRRDVDGVLVGEVRADAFCHSMVRSLVGACVSAGRGALTATRVGEILEERVRGSEFKIMPAKGLTLVEVGYPSDDELGTRAVQTRARRDPLD; encoded by the coding sequence GTGGATTCGCAGACGACGGAGGCCGGCGAGCCGACCACGCGCATCCGTCTCGACATTGCCTACGACGGTTCGGGCTTCAGCGGTTGGGCGAGGCAGCGCGGCCAGCGCACGGTGCAGGGTGAGATCGAGGCGGCGCTCGAGGTGCTCCTGAAGCGGCATCCTCCGGTTCCCCGACTGGTCGTTGCGGGCCGAACGGATGCGGGCGTGCACGCAACGGGCCAGGTCGCCCACGTCGACCTCACGGCCGAACAGCTGGCTGCCCTCTCGCTCAGGAGAAGGCCCGGTTCGAAGGGGGCGGCGGCGAACAGGGCCACGGAGGCCGACGGCCCGGAGTCCCTGGCGCGTCGCATCAACGGCATCGCGGGCCTCGACAGTGACTTCGTCGTGCTCCGCAGCACCGTCGCGCCCGCCGACTTCGACGCGCGGTTCTCGCCCGTGTGGCGCCGTTACGTCTATCGGGTCGGAGACTCCTCGGTGCCGAGGAACCCGCTCCTGCGCCACAACACGGTCTGGTACCCGGCGCCCCTCGACGAGGCGCGCATGAATGAGGCGGCGGCCGAGCTTCTTGGCCTGCATGACTTCGCCGCGTACTGTCGCCCGCCGCAAGAGGGGGCGACCACCGTGCGCACCCTGCAGGAGTTCTCGTGGCGGCGCGATGTCGACGGCGTGCTGGTGGGGGAGGTGCGGGCGGATGCCTTCTGCCACAGCATGGTGCGCTCGCTGGTCGGCGCCTGTGTCTCGGCGGGGCGCGGGGCGCTCACGGCGACCAGGGTCGGCGAGATCCTCGAGGAGCGTGTGCGCGGGAGCGAGTTCAAGATCATGCCAGCGAAGGGACTCACGCTGGTGGAGGTCGGCTACCCGAGCGATGACGAGCTGGGCACACGTGCCGTGCAGACGCGCGCCCGCCGCGACCCGCTCGACTGA
- the rplM gene encoding 50S ribosomal protein L13, with protein MTRTFSPTPADVKREWLVIDATDVVLGRLASHAATLLRGKHKPTFAPHMDMGDFVIIINADKVALTGSKLAQKKAYRHSGYPGGLKATSYAELLETRPERAVEKAIRGMLPKNSIGRAQLAKLKVYSGPEHPHAAQQPKTYTLGQVAQ; from the coding sequence GTGACTCGCACATTTTCTCCCACGCCCGCTGACGTCAAGCGCGAATGGCTCGTCATCGACGCGACCGACGTCGTGCTGGGCCGCCTCGCCAGCCACGCTGCGACGCTCCTGCGTGGCAAGCACAAGCCGACCTTCGCGCCCCACATGGACATGGGTGACTTCGTCATCATCATCAACGCAGACAAGGTCGCCCTGACGGGTTCCAAGCTCGCGCAGAAGAAGGCCTACCGCCACTCGGGTTACCCGGGCGGCCTCAAGGCCACGAGCTACGCGGAGCTCCTCGAGACGCGCCCCGAGCGCGCGGTTGAGAAGGCCATCCGCGGCATGCTCCCCAAGAACTCGATCGGTCGCGCCCAGCTCGCGAAGCTCAAGGTCTACTCGGGCCCGGAGCACCCCCACGCTGCCCAGCAGCCCAAGACCTACACCCTCGGCCAGGTCGCGCAGTAG
- the rpsI gene encoding 30S ribosomal protein S9, translating into MAKIADSIEQAPESFTTETPASEAPKAPRAILNVAGAAVGRRKQAIARVRIVPGSGSFTVNGRELADYFPNKLHQQLINDPFKVLDLLGSYDVTAKITGGGPSGQAGALRLAIARSLNEIDRENNRPALKKAGFLTRDARVIERKKAGLKKARKASQFSKR; encoded by the coding sequence ATGGCGAAGATCGCAGACTCCATCGAGCAGGCTCCCGAGAGCTTCACGACCGAGACCCCCGCGTCGGAGGCTCCCAAGGCTCCCCGTGCAATCCTCAACGTCGCTGGCGCAGCCGTCGGCCGCCGCAAGCAGGCCATCGCCCGCGTGCGCATCGTCCCCGGCAGCGGCAGCTTCACGGTCAACGGCCGTGAGCTCGCGGACTACTTCCCCAACAAGCTGCACCAGCAGCTCATCAACGACCCGTTCAAGGTGCTTGACCTCCTCGGCAGCTACGACGTGACGGCCAAGATCACGGGCGGTGGCCCCTCGGGCCAGGCCGGTGCGCTCCGCCTCGCCATCGCCCGCTCGCTCAACGAGATCGACCGTGAGAACAACCGTCCCGCCCTCAAGAAGGCCGGCTTCCTCACTCGTGACGCCCGCGTCATCGAGCGCAAGAAGGCTGGTCTCAAGAAGGCCCGCAAGGCGTCGCAGTTCTCCAAGCGCTAA
- the glmM gene encoding phosphoglucosamine mutase, which produces MARLFGTDGVRGLANRDLTVELALGIAQSAAVVLGKGRVADGRRASGRRPVAVVARDPRISGEFISAAVAAGFASSGVDVLDAGVIPTPAAAFLIEDIRADFGVMISASHNPAEDNGIKLFAVGGVKLPDIVEDRIADAYEKGRKLAPTGVEVGRIRRFADAEDRYVLHLLSTLPARLDGLHIVLDCAHGAASGVSPQVFTDAGARVTVIGADPDGLNINDGVGSTHIDRLAEAVVAHEADLGIAHDGDADRCLAVDHTGAIVDGDQIMAILALSLKERGLLKHDTLVATVMSNLGLRLAMEENGISMVLTSVGDRYVLEAMEEHGYNLGGEQSGHVIMSDHATTGDGILTGLQLAAEVTRTGKSLAELASVMTVYPQVMINVKGVDRTALEGNDVIASAVSGWEERLGSTGRVLLRPSGTEPMVRVMVEAADHETAQQAAEELAAVVREQLAN; this is translated from the coding sequence ATGGCTCGACTGTTCGGTACCGACGGGGTTCGGGGTCTCGCTAACCGCGACCTGACTGTCGAACTCGCTCTCGGTATCGCACAGTCTGCGGCCGTCGTGCTCGGCAAGGGCCGAGTCGCTGACGGCCGCAGGGCTTCCGGCCGTCGTCCCGTCGCGGTGGTGGCACGTGACCCCCGAATCTCGGGTGAATTCATCTCGGCCGCTGTGGCCGCTGGGTTCGCGAGTTCGGGGGTCGACGTGCTTGACGCGGGGGTCATCCCGACGCCCGCTGCCGCATTCCTCATCGAGGACATTCGAGCCGATTTCGGCGTCATGATCTCGGCGTCGCACAATCCCGCCGAAGACAACGGCATCAAGCTCTTCGCGGTGGGTGGCGTCAAGCTGCCAGACATCGTCGAGGACCGCATTGCGGATGCCTATGAGAAGGGCCGCAAGCTTGCGCCGACCGGTGTCGAGGTGGGGCGCATCCGTCGCTTCGCCGACGCCGAGGACCGCTACGTGCTGCACCTCCTGTCCACGCTTCCCGCGCGGCTCGACGGGCTGCACATCGTGCTCGACTGTGCTCACGGCGCCGCATCCGGCGTCTCGCCGCAGGTGTTCACGGATGCCGGTGCCCGCGTCACGGTGATCGGTGCCGACCCCGACGGCCTCAATATCAATGACGGTGTCGGTTCGACCCACATCGATCGTCTCGCGGAGGCTGTCGTCGCCCACGAGGCAGACCTCGGCATCGCCCACGACGGCGACGCGGACCGCTGCCTCGCGGTCGATCACACGGGCGCCATCGTCGATGGCGACCAGATCATGGCCATCCTCGCCCTCTCCCTCAAGGAGCGGGGCCTGCTCAAGCACGACACGCTCGTGGCCACGGTTATGAGCAACCTTGGGCTGCGCCTGGCGATGGAGGAGAACGGCATCTCGATGGTGCTGACCTCGGTCGGCGACCGCTACGTGCTTGAGGCAATGGAGGAGCACGGGTACAACCTGGGCGGCGAGCAGTCCGGCCACGTCATCATGAGCGATCACGCGACGACGGGCGACGGCATCCTGACGGGCCTCCAGCTGGCGGCCGAAGTCACTCGCACCGGAAAGTCCTTGGCGGAGCTCGCGTCAGTCATGACCGTGTACCCGCAGGTCATGATCAATGTGAAGGGTGTCGACCGCACTGCCCTCGAGGGCAACGACGTCATCGCATCCGCTGTCTCGGGCTGGGAGGAGCGCCTCGGTTCAACGGGCCGGGTGCTCCTGCGCCCCTCCGGCACGGAGCCGATGGTGCGCGTCATGGTTGAGGCGGCCGATCACGAGACCGCGCAGCAGGCGGCTGAGGAACTCGCTGCCGTCGTTCGCGAGCAACTCGCGAACTAG
- the coaA gene encoding type I pantothenate kinase, whose protein sequence is MSDPTTGAPGSTPFVEIERAAWAELAPATKLPLSQEEIVGLRGLGDALGVDEVSDVYLPLSRLINLYVVGARELHAATSGFLGERSPTTPFVIGVAGSVAVGKSTIARLLRVLLARWESTPRVALLTTDGFLHPNAELERRGLMQRKGFPESYDRRSLLRFVTQVKSGVAEVRAPVYSHLTYDIIPGAEVVVRRPDILIVEGLNVLQPPQPGHTLALSDLFDFSIYVDARTNDIARWYEERFLKLQRGAFADPESYFHRYASLDEQQARETASGIWNRINLPNLSENILPTRSRATLVLRKDADHAVQKILLRKI, encoded by the coding sequence ATGTCCGACCCCACTACAGGCGCGCCAGGCAGCACGCCATTCGTCGAGATCGAGCGGGCCGCCTGGGCAGAACTCGCGCCAGCGACGAAGCTGCCGCTCTCCCAGGAGGAGATCGTTGGGCTCCGTGGCCTCGGCGACGCACTCGGCGTCGACGAGGTATCCGACGTCTACCTGCCGCTCAGCAGGCTCATCAACCTCTACGTCGTGGGCGCTCGCGAGCTGCACGCCGCGACGAGCGGCTTTCTCGGAGAACGCTCCCCTACAACACCCTTCGTGATCGGTGTCGCCGGTTCGGTCGCGGTGGGCAAGTCGACAATCGCCCGCCTCCTGCGAGTGCTTCTGGCCCGCTGGGAGTCGACGCCTCGCGTGGCACTCCTCACCACCGACGGGTTCCTGCATCCCAACGCCGAACTCGAGCGGCGGGGTCTCATGCAGCGCAAGGGATTCCCCGAGTCCTACGATCGCCGCAGCCTCCTGCGCTTCGTCACGCAGGTCAAGAGCGGCGTCGCCGAAGTGCGTGCCCCCGTCTACTCCCACCTCACCTACGACATCATCCCCGGGGCCGAGGTCGTCGTGCGGCGGCCCGACATCCTCATCGTCGAGGGGCTCAACGTGCTGCAGCCCCCGCAGCCCGGCCACACCCTCGCGCTCAGCGACCTCTTCGACTTCAGCATCTACGTGGATGCCCGCACGAACGACATCGCCCGCTGGTATGAAGAGCGCTTCCTCAAACTGCAGCGCGGGGCATTCGCCGATCCGGAGTCGTACTTCCACCGCTATGCGTCGCTCGACGAGCAGCAGGCGCGGGAGACAGCCTCAGGGATCTGGAACAGAATCAACCTGCCCAACCTGAGCGAGAACATCCTGCCGACACGCTCGCGCGCGACACTCGTGCTGCGCAAGGACGCCGATCACGCGGTGCAGAAGATACTGCTCCGCAAGATCTGA
- the glmS gene encoding glutamine--fructose-6-phosphate transaminase (isomerizing), which produces MCGIVGYVGTDKSIEVLMGGLRRLEYRGYDSAGIAVLGADGTLDTRKKAGKLQMLADELLAQPVANGATGIGHTRWATHGGPTDSNAHPHLGDDGRLALIHNGIIENFAELKQELLDEDPETEFLSETDSEVAALLVGRAYRRTGNLAEALREVVARLHGAFTLLVMHVDEPGVVVGARRNSPLVIGLGDGENFLGSDVAAFVEHTHRAMEIGQDQLAIITPDSVTVTDFDGNAVEAKTFEVAWDASASEKGGWSSFMAKEISEEPEAVAKTLLGRATEDGVHIAELAGIGDDALRAIDRIVIVGAGTANYSGMVAKYAIEKWARVPVDVELAHEFRYRDPILTPDTLVVSISQSGETMDTLMAVKYASENGARTVSICNTQGATIPRESDAVIYTHAGPEVAVASTKAFVAQVIALYLLGLHIATARGTLSAQEVASAVEELQALPDKMATVLEEHETIKQMAGWMADTRSVLFLGRHVGFPVALEGALKLKEIAYIHAEGFAAGELKHGPIALIEPGIPVFVVVPSPRDPDSLHKKVVSNIQEIRARGARVLAIAEQGDAAVLPYADVVLPIPLAGRFFEPLLAVIPLQIFAMELASAKGLDVDQPRNLAKSVTVE; this is translated from the coding sequence ATGTGTGGAATCGTGGGATACGTCGGAACCGACAAGAGCATCGAGGTGCTGATGGGCGGTCTCCGTCGACTTGAGTACCGTGGCTACGACTCGGCCGGCATCGCGGTGCTGGGTGCAGACGGCACCCTTGACACCCGCAAGAAGGCGGGCAAGCTGCAGATGCTCGCCGACGAGCTGCTCGCGCAGCCGGTCGCGAATGGTGCCACGGGCATCGGCCACACCCGCTGGGCGACGCACGGCGGTCCCACTGACTCGAACGCGCATCCGCACCTCGGCGACGACGGCCGCCTGGCCCTGATCCACAACGGCATCATCGAGAACTTCGCCGAGCTCAAGCAGGAGCTGCTCGACGAGGACCCGGAGACGGAGTTCCTGAGTGAGACCGACAGTGAGGTCGCGGCGCTCCTCGTGGGACGGGCCTACCGCCGCACGGGCAACCTCGCCGAGGCGCTTCGCGAGGTCGTCGCGCGCCTCCACGGTGCCTTCACGCTGCTCGTCATGCACGTCGACGAGCCGGGCGTCGTCGTGGGCGCACGCCGCAACTCGCCCCTGGTGATCGGGCTCGGCGATGGCGAGAACTTCCTCGGCTCGGATGTCGCGGCATTCGTTGAGCACACGCACCGCGCGATGGAGATCGGTCAGGACCAGCTCGCGATCATCACTCCCGACAGTGTCACCGTCACCGACTTCGACGGCAACGCAGTCGAAGCCAAGACCTTCGAGGTCGCCTGGGATGCCTCCGCCTCGGAGAAGGGCGGCTGGTCGAGCTTCATGGCGAAGGAGATCAGCGAGGAGCCCGAGGCTGTCGCGAAGACCCTCCTTGGCCGCGCGACGGAGGACGGGGTGCACATCGCCGAGCTCGCTGGCATCGGCGACGACGCGCTCCGCGCCATCGACCGCATCGTGATCGTCGGCGCAGGCACGGCGAACTACTCGGGCATGGTCGCGAAGTACGCGATCGAGAAGTGGGCCCGCGTGCCCGTGGACGTCGAGCTTGCGCACGAGTTCCGCTACCGCGACCCCATCCTCACCCCTGACACGCTCGTCGTCTCGATCAGCCAGTCGGGCGAGACGATGGACACGCTCATGGCGGTCAAGTACGCGAGCGAGAACGGCGCGCGCACGGTGTCGATCTGCAACACGCAGGGCGCGACGATCCCGCGTGAGTCCGACGCCGTCATCTACACGCACGCCGGCCCGGAGGTGGCCGTCGCATCGACCAAGGCCTTCGTCGCCCAGGTGATCGCGCTCTACCTGCTCGGGCTGCACATCGCGACGGCCCGCGGCACCCTATCGGCGCAGGAGGTCGCCTCCGCAGTCGAGGAGCTCCAGGCGCTTCCCGACAAGATGGCGACCGTGCTCGAGGAGCACGAGACCATCAAGCAGATGGCTGGCTGGATGGCCGACACGCGTTCCGTGCTGTTCCTTGGCCGGCACGTGGGCTTCCCGGTCGCGCTCGAGGGCGCGCTCAAGCTCAAGGAGATCGCGTACATCCACGCTGAGGGCTTCGCCGCCGGTGAGCTCAAGCACGGTCCCATCGCGCTGATCGAGCCGGGCATCCCGGTCTTCGTCGTCGTGCCGAGCCCGCGCGACCCCGACTCGCTGCACAAGAAGGTTGTCTCGAACATCCAGGAGATCCGCGCTCGCGGTGCCCGTGTGCTCGCAATCGCAGAACAGGGTGATGCGGCAGTGTTGCCCTACGCGGATGTCGTGCTGCCGATCCCGCTCGCGGGGCGCTTCTTCGAGCCGCTGCTCGCGGTCATCCCGCTGCAGATCTTCGCGATGGAGCTTGCCTCGGCCAAGGGCCTCGACGTCGACCAGCCGCGCAACCTCGCCAAGTCCGTCACGGTGGAGTAG
- a CDS encoding holo-ACP synthase: protein MIVGVGVDLVDLARFERAASRTPRLLDRLFAESEQWSDGRRRSLPSLAARFAAKEALIKAVGDSSGMRWHDMRVVSNELRNPSFELHGGIAEIAERRGIGTFHLSMSHDGGLAIAYVVAEGGA from the coding sequence GTGATCGTCGGGGTGGGCGTCGACCTGGTCGATCTCGCCCGCTTCGAGCGGGCGGCGAGCCGGACTCCGAGACTGCTCGACCGGCTGTTCGCCGAGAGCGAACAATGGTCGGACGGTCGTCGGCGGTCGTTGCCCTCGCTCGCGGCACGCTTCGCCGCGAAGGAGGCGCTCATCAAGGCGGTCGGCGATTCATCCGGGATGCGCTGGCACGACATGCGCGTCGTCTCGAACGAGCTGCGCAACCCTTCCTTCGAGCTGCACGGCGGCATCGCTGAGATCGCCGAGCGGCGCGGCATCGGTACCTTCCACCTGTCGATGAGCCACGACGGCGGGCTCGCGATCGCCTACGTCGTCGCGGAGGGCGGGGCATGA
- the alr gene encoding alanine racemase produces MSGRMREASVSLSAISSNVARLRELAGGTPAMAVVKADGYGHGTAEVARAALAGGAERLGVADIGEALVLRSAGIAAPILAWLHAPDEDFVAAAAAGVELGLSRVEQLERAAATDATPTVHLKVDTGLGRNGAERSSWPAFLARASELERQGGIRVEGIFSHLANAGREEDLSQVAAFEAATAVAHDAGLHPRWRHLAATAGAIDVPEARFDLVRLGIGMYGLSPFDDRDPQSLGLRPAMRLSAQVASVKRVPAGSGVSYGLTYRAERETTLALVPLGYADGIPRQASGLGPIAINGGTFRVAGRIAMDQFVVDVGDTEVAVGDRAVLFGDPADGAPAVDEWAAAAGTINYEVVTRIGPRVARTWHR; encoded by the coding sequence ATGAGCGGGCGGATGCGCGAGGCATCCGTCTCGCTGTCGGCCATCAGCAGCAACGTGGCCAGGCTGCGGGAGCTCGCGGGCGGCACGCCGGCCATGGCGGTCGTCAAAGCCGACGGCTACGGGCACGGAACAGCCGAGGTGGCACGCGCGGCGCTCGCAGGCGGCGCGGAGCGGCTGGGTGTCGCCGACATCGGCGAGGCCCTGGTGCTGCGCAGCGCCGGCATCGCGGCGCCGATCCTCGCCTGGTTGCACGCGCCGGACGAGGATTTCGTGGCCGCGGCGGCCGCGGGCGTCGAGCTGGGGCTGAGCCGCGTCGAGCAGTTGGAGCGCGCCGCGGCGACGGATGCCACTCCCACCGTGCATCTCAAGGTCGACACGGGCCTCGGCCGCAACGGCGCCGAGCGTTCCTCCTGGCCCGCCTTCCTCGCTCGCGCCTCGGAGCTTGAGCGGCAGGGGGGCATCCGCGTCGAGGGGATCTTCTCGCACCTCGCGAACGCGGGCCGGGAGGAGGACCTCTCGCAGGTCGCGGCATTCGAGGCGGCGACGGCGGTGGCGCACGATGCCGGCCTGCACCCGCGGTGGCGGCACCTGGCGGCCACGGCCGGCGCGATCGATGTGCCGGAAGCGCGCTTCGACCTCGTGCGACTCGGCATCGGCATGTATGGTCTCTCGCCCTTCGACGACCGGGATCCTCAATCGCTCGGGCTCCGCCCGGCAATGCGGCTCTCGGCACAGGTGGCCTCCGTCAAGCGGGTTCCGGCCGGCTCGGGGGTCTCGTATGGGCTCACGTATCGCGCCGAGCGTGAGACGACGCTTGCCCTCGTGCCCCTCGGCTACGCGGACGGCATTCCCCGGCAGGCCTCGGGTCTCGGCCCCATCGCGATCAACGGCGGCACCTTCCGGGTGGCCGGCCGCATCGCGATGGACCAGTTCGTGGTCGACGTGGGCGACACGGAGGTCGCCGTCGGCGACCGCGCCGTGCTCTTCGGCGACCCGGCGGATGGCGCGCCCGCAGTTGATGAATGGGCCGCGGCGGCGGGCACGATCAACTACGAGGTCGTGACACGGATCGGCCCGCGAGTGGCAAGGACGTGGCATCGGTGA
- the tsaE gene encoding tRNA (adenosine(37)-N6)-threonylcarbamoyltransferase complex ATPase subunit type 1 TsaE, which produces MASVIERIIETPEAMVALGARIARELRAGDVVAVNGELGAGKTTFTRGLGDALGVRGPVTSPTFVLARTHPNLGDGPPLVHVDAYRLSHPAELDDLDIDFEASVVVVEWAAGMLDAVVDEWLEIAIHRPKGADTAAEGEEPVEPRRVTIEGHGPRWREIRLD; this is translated from the coding sequence GTGGCATCGGTGATCGAGCGCATCATCGAGACGCCCGAGGCGATGGTTGCGCTTGGGGCGCGGATCGCGCGCGAGCTGCGCGCGGGCGACGTCGTCGCGGTCAACGGTGAGCTCGGCGCGGGCAAGACCACCTTCACGCGCGGGCTCGGCGACGCCCTCGGCGTTCGCGGGCCCGTGACGAGCCCGACCTTCGTGCTGGCCCGCACGCATCCGAACCTGGGCGACGGCCCGCCCCTCGTGCACGTCGACGCCTACCGTCTCTCGCACCCAGCCGAACTCGATGACCTCGACATCGACTTCGAGGCATCCGTCGTCGTCGTGGAGTGGGCGGCCGGCATGCTCGACGCGGTCGTCGACGAATGGCTGGAGATCGCGATCCACCGGCCCAAGGGCGCCGACACGGCGGCCGAGGGCGAGGAGCCGGTCGAACCGCGTCGGGTCACGATCGAGGGCCATGGCCCCCGCTGGCGCGAGATTAGGCTGGACTGA
- the tsaB gene encoding tRNA (adenosine(37)-N6)-threonylcarbamoyltransferase complex dimerization subunit type 1 TsaB encodes MLLSIDTSAGTSVAVVDRDRGIIVELGESDTRRHAEVIGELIARCLEQAGIQVADLSGVAVGMGPGPFTGLRVGIAAAQAFALGAGRPVVRVVSHDAIAFQHYAAGGSGALLVVTDARRREVYWSAYSGADAEGLPVRSGGPALAAPAELPAEASTTRIDAAEVSAGAAGMLAELLYFHGRDFAGAEPLYLRSPDVTLSAGPKRVTG; translated from the coding sequence ATGCTGCTCTCCATTGACACCTCGGCGGGCACCTCGGTCGCCGTCGTCGACCGCGACCGGGGCATCATCGTCGAGCTGGGTGAGAGCGACACGCGTCGCCATGCCGAGGTCATCGGCGAGCTCATCGCGCGCTGCCTCGAGCAGGCGGGCATCCAGGTCGCTGATCTGTCCGGCGTCGCAGTCGGCATGGGCCCTGGCCCGTTCACGGGGCTTCGCGTCGGCATCGCGGCCGCGCAGGCATTCGCGCTGGGCGCGGGCAGGCCAGTCGTGCGGGTCGTCAGCCACGATGCGATCGCCTTCCAGCACTATGCGGCGGGGGGTTCCGGGGCCCTCTTGGTGGTGACGGATGCCCGCCGCCGCGAGGTCTACTGGTCCGCCTACTCGGGGGCCGACGCCGAGGGGCTCCCTGTCCGCTCGGGCGGACCGGCGCTTGCGGCGCCCGCGGAGCTTCCCGCCGAGGCGTCGACAACTCGCATCGATGCCGCAGAGGTCTCGGCCGGTGCCGCTGGGATGCTCGCCGAGCTGCTGTACTTCCACGGACGCGACTTCGCGGGCGCAGAGCCGCTCTACCTGAGGTCGCCCGACGTGACCCTTTCCGCTGGCCCGAAGCGCGTGACGGGATGA